One region of Citrus sinensis cultivar Valencia sweet orange chromosome 6, DVS_A1.0, whole genome shotgun sequence genomic DNA includes:
- the LOC102611586 gene encoding short-chain dehydrogenase reductase 2a, giving the protein MPAQVMPETNLQGIHVLAWDDAPPSHRRLEGKVAIITGGARGIGEAAVRLFARHGAKVVIADVEDTLGSVLASTLAPAPVTFVHCDVSLEEDIENLINSTVSRYGRLDILYNNAGVLGNQRKHKSIIDFDADEFDNVMRVNVKGMALGIKHAARVMINRGGGCIISTASVAGVMGGLGPHAYTASKHAIVGLTKNAACELGRYGIRVNCISPFGVATSMLVNAWRNSGDGEEEDECMNFGIPSQKEVRKMEEFVSGLGNLKGTTLRSKDIAEAALYLASDESRYVSGHNLVVDGGVTTSRNCVGL; this is encoded by the exons ATGCCTGCTCAAGTGATGCCTGAGACGAATCTCCAAGGCATTCATGTCTTGGCTTGGGATGACGCTCCTCCTTCTCACAGAAG gCTGGAGGGGAAAGTTGCTATAATAACGGGCGGTGCCAGAGGCATTGGCGAGGCTGCGGTGAGATTATTTGCCCGGCACGGCGCCAAAGTCGTGATAGCCGACGTCGAAGACACACTTGGCTCAGTTCTTGCTAGCACGTTAGCTCCGGCGCCTGTCACCTTTGTTCACTGTGACGTTAGCCTAGAAGAAGACATCGAGAACTTAATCAACTCGACGGTTTCTCGATACGGACGTCTCGACATTCTCTACAACAATGCCGGGGTTCTTGGGAATCAACGTAAGCACAAGAGCATTATTGACTTTGACGCCGATGAATTTGACAATGTCATGCGTGTGAACGTTAAGGGGATGGCTCTAGGAATCAAGCACGCCGCACGTGTGATGATTAACAGAGGAGGTGGTTGCATCATCTCCACGGCCAGCGTCGCCGGGGTCATGGGGGGACTAGGCCCCCACGCTTACACGGCTTCGAAACATGCCATTGTGGGGCTGACAAAGAATGCTGCTTGTGAGCTTGGCCGATATGGGATTAGGGTTAATTGTATCTCTCCGTTTGGGGTGGCAACGTCAATGCTTGTTAATGCATGGAGAAATAGTGGTGATGgcgaagaagaagatgagtGCATGAACTTTGGGATTCCCAGTCAAAAAGAAGTCAGAAAAATGGAAGAGTTCGTGAGTGGGCTTGGGAATTTGAAAGGGACGACACTTAGGTCGAAAGATATTGCTGAGGCTGCTCTGTATCTTGCTAGTGATGAATCTAGATATGTAAGTGGACACAATCTTGTTGTAGATGGTGGTGTCACCACATCAAGAAATTGTGTTGGCTTGTaa